The Mycobacterium seoulense genome has a window encoding:
- a CDS encoding NAD(P)-dependent oxidoreductase — MRVGVVGAGRMGRPMVARLVAAGHEVRALGRTSGNRTDLERLGARAVRDVADAAAQADVVLLCVFTDQQVREVCLDGGLLSAMPPGAALVVHTTASPKTIDALAAFVDGIDVIDAAVSGGPHDAAAGRLTLFVGGADDAITRVRPVLSSYGDPVLHVGPRGSGQKVKLVNNALFAGQIGLLAEATRLGGRLGVPESTLLTALAHGSAASRVLDLVAAGGSVASFIDVAGEFVNKDVAVVRGISAELGGDLGALEGLIQSIDVAKRV, encoded by the coding sequence GTGAGGGTCGGGGTCGTCGGCGCCGGCCGAATGGGCCGGCCCATGGTGGCCCGCCTGGTAGCAGCCGGGCACGAGGTCCGGGCCCTGGGCCGGACGTCCGGAAATCGGACCGACCTCGAGCGGCTCGGCGCGCGTGCGGTCCGCGACGTCGCCGATGCCGCCGCGCAGGCCGACGTCGTGCTGCTCTGCGTGTTCACCGATCAGCAGGTGCGAGAGGTATGCCTGGACGGCGGGTTGCTGTCCGCCATGCCGCCCGGCGCGGCGCTGGTGGTGCACACCACGGCCAGCCCGAAAACGATCGACGCCCTCGCCGCATTCGTCGACGGGATCGACGTCATCGATGCCGCGGTCAGCGGTGGCCCACACGACGCCGCCGCCGGCCGGCTCACGCTCTTCGTGGGCGGCGCCGACGACGCGATCACACGGGTGCGGCCGGTGCTGAGCAGCTACGGCGATCCCGTCTTGCACGTCGGCCCGCGGGGCTCCGGCCAGAAAGTGAAGCTCGTGAACAACGCCCTGTTCGCGGGTCAGATCGGGCTGCTCGCGGAGGCCACGCGATTGGGCGGGCGGCTCGGCGTGCCCGAGTCGACGCTGCTGACCGCGCTCGCGCACGGCAGCGCGGCCAGCCGCGTCCTGGACCTGGTGGCGGCGGGAGGTTCCGTCGCGTCGTTCATCGACGTTGCCGGTGAATTCGTGAACAAGGACGTCGCCGTCGTGCGCGGCATCAGCGCAGAACTCGGCGGCGATCTGGGTGCCCTCGAGGGGCTCATCCAGTCCATCGACGTCGCGAAGAGGGTTTGA
- a CDS encoding cytochrome P450 yields the protein MTKPKVVFDPYSEDYFNNPFDIYRQMREEAPLYYDEKEDFYALTRHEDVAAAFKDFETYSSARGCDLAMVRRGIAPEQKSIIFMDPPEHRHMRSLLNKAFTPRAIQSQRETIIEVIDKYLGAADPENFDVVQDFSGPFPVEVITRMAGVPEEYRQQVRHWIDTSLSHEPGQIEISEAGMQANIDTAMYYFSLVQERRQEPQDDMISRLIAAEIPGQDGQLRKLDDIEICGFATLLGGAGAETVTKLMGNAAVIFARHPDQWQKLQEDRDKIPGAVEELLRYEGPVQYNVRYTLREAHVSGGVIPAGKPVFLCGAAANRDPEAFTDADTFDIERDQTEAQHLGLGYGIHSCLGAALARLESRIALERLLDFMPRYEVDWAGCKRVNMQNVAGWKNVPVKVLR from the coding sequence GTGACAAAACCGAAGGTCGTCTTCGATCCGTACTCCGAGGACTACTTCAACAACCCGTTCGACATCTATCGACAGATGCGCGAGGAAGCACCGCTGTATTACGACGAAAAAGAGGACTTCTACGCGCTGACCCGCCACGAGGACGTCGCGGCCGCCTTCAAGGACTTCGAGACATACTCCTCGGCGCGCGGCTGCGACCTGGCGATGGTGCGCAGGGGCATCGCCCCGGAGCAGAAGTCGATCATCTTCATGGATCCGCCGGAGCACCGCCACATGCGCAGCCTGCTCAACAAGGCGTTCACCCCCCGCGCGATCCAGTCGCAGCGCGAGACCATCATCGAGGTGATCGACAAATACCTGGGTGCCGCCGACCCCGAGAACTTCGATGTCGTGCAGGACTTCTCCGGGCCGTTCCCGGTGGAGGTCATCACCCGGATGGCCGGGGTGCCGGAGGAGTACCGACAGCAGGTGCGCCACTGGATCGACACCAGCCTGTCCCACGAACCGGGCCAGATCGAGATCAGCGAAGCCGGCATGCAGGCCAACATCGATACGGCGATGTACTACTTCAGCCTGGTGCAGGAGCGGCGCCAAGAACCGCAGGACGACATGATCAGCCGGCTGATCGCGGCCGAGATCCCCGGCCAAGACGGCCAGCTGCGCAAGCTCGACGACATCGAGATCTGCGGATTCGCAACCCTTCTGGGCGGGGCGGGCGCCGAGACCGTCACCAAGCTGATGGGCAACGCGGCGGTGATCTTCGCCCGTCACCCCGACCAGTGGCAGAAGCTGCAGGAGGACCGCGACAAGATCCCCGGGGCGGTGGAAGAGCTACTGCGCTACGAGGGTCCGGTGCAGTACAACGTCCGCTACACCCTCAGGGAGGCACACGTCAGCGGCGGCGTCATTCCTGCCGGCAAGCCGGTGTTCCTGTGCGGCGCCGCGGCGAACCGCGACCCGGAGGCCTTCACCGACGCCGACACCTTCGACATCGAGCGGGACCAGACCGAGGCGCAACACCTCGGGCTCGGGTATGGGATCCACAGCTGCCTGGGCGCCGCGCTCGCCCGCCTGGAAAGCAGGATCGCGCTGGAGAGGCTGCTCGACTTCATGCCCCGCTACGAGGTGGACTGGGCCGGGTGCAAGCGGGTGAACATGCAAAACGTCGCGGGCTGGAAGAACGTGCCCGTCAAGGTCCTTCGATAA
- a CDS encoding ferredoxin, whose protein sequence is MTKKIEVDWGLCESNGVCMGINPEIFLLGDDDMLTVLQEEVTPENEHDVREAVRQCPRQAISIVGE, encoded by the coding sequence GTGACGAAGAAAATCGAAGTCGATTGGGGACTGTGCGAGAGCAACGGCGTCTGCATGGGCATCAATCCGGAGATCTTTCTCCTCGGCGACGACGACATGCTGACCGTCTTGCAGGAGGAAGTCACCCCCGAGAACGAACATGACGTGCGCGAGGCCGTTCGTCAGTGCCCCCGGCAGGCCATCTCCATCGTGGGCGAGTAG
- a CDS encoding DUF1330 domain-containing protein, whose product MAKGYVILTEAIKDPEGMKAYARAAGSAMAGATILAVDATPRVIEGTWHGDQTVVLEFESVDAARAWYESEAYQEAAKLRQAAADCNAVILSGF is encoded by the coding sequence GTGGCTAAGGGATACGTCATTTTGACGGAGGCCATCAAGGATCCGGAGGGCATGAAAGCCTATGCCCGGGCCGCCGGTTCGGCCATGGCCGGCGCCACGATTCTGGCGGTGGACGCCACCCCCAGGGTGATCGAAGGCACCTGGCACGGCGACCAGACCGTCGTGCTGGAATTCGAATCGGTGGACGCGGCCCGCGCGTGGTACGAGTCCGAGGCCTATCAAGAAGCGGCAAAACTGCGGCAGGCCGCGGCCGACTGCAACGCCGTCATCCTCTCCGGGTTCTGA
- a CDS encoding ferredoxin, with the protein MKVTVDDQRCRGHGVCTTLCPEVFSLTDDGYAEAIPSDVPPQFEAATREAIESCPEQAIGEI; encoded by the coding sequence ATGAAAGTCACAGTCGACGACCAGCGCTGCCGCGGCCACGGCGTCTGCACGACGCTGTGCCCGGAGGTGTTCAGCCTCACCGACGACGGATACGCCGAGGCGATACCGTCGGACGTCCCACCGCAATTCGAGGCGGCCACTCGCGAGGCGATCGAGTCGTGTCCCGAGCAGGCCATCGGCGAGATCTGA
- a CDS encoding cytochrome P450, which yields MANEFSELDFFRGSELIDDPYPYYEALRRQCPVTREPHHDVTMITGWDEACAVLNDAETWSSCISVTGPFPGFPVPLEGDDVTELIEKHRDELPFSDQLPTLDPPTHTNHRSLLMRLITPKRLKENEDAMWVLADQVLDAFLAPGHGDFIKGFAGPFTLLVIADLLGVPEEDRDKFVKGIRDHSGGGVGGTKGSLAHSPLEFLYGLFSDYVRDRRRDPRDDVLTGLATATYPDGSVPEVEDVARVASNVFSAGQETTVRLLGAALQTLGERPDIQAQLRKDRSLIPNFIEESLRHESPVKGDFRLNRVPVNVGGVDLPAGTTVMVVQAAANRDPRRFDDPTTFDPARKNARQHISFGRGIHSCPGAPLARAETRVAIERLLDRTSEIRIDERRHGPADDRRYQYVPTYILRGLTELHLEFTPA from the coding sequence ATGGCGAACGAATTCTCCGAATTGGACTTCTTCCGCGGCAGCGAGCTGATCGACGACCCGTACCCCTACTACGAGGCGCTGCGCCGGCAGTGTCCCGTTACGCGGGAGCCCCATCACGACGTCACGATGATCACCGGTTGGGACGAGGCCTGCGCCGTGCTCAACGACGCCGAGACCTGGTCCTCGTGCATCTCGGTGACCGGCCCGTTCCCCGGCTTTCCGGTGCCGCTGGAGGGCGACGACGTCACCGAGTTGATCGAGAAACACCGCGACGAATTGCCGTTCAGCGACCAACTGCCGACGCTCGATCCGCCGACCCACACCAACCACCGCTCGCTGTTGATGCGGCTCATCACCCCCAAGCGCCTCAAGGAGAACGAGGACGCCATGTGGGTGCTCGCCGACCAGGTGCTCGACGCGTTCCTGGCGCCCGGCCACGGCGACTTCATCAAGGGCTTCGCCGGCCCGTTCACGCTGCTCGTCATCGCCGACCTGCTCGGCGTGCCCGAGGAGGATCGCGACAAGTTCGTCAAGGGCATCCGCGACCACTCGGGCGGCGGCGTCGGGGGGACCAAGGGCTCGCTGGCGCACAGCCCGCTGGAGTTCCTCTACGGTCTTTTCTCCGACTACGTCCGGGACCGCCGCCGCGACCCCCGCGACGACGTGCTGACCGGCCTGGCGACCGCAACGTACCCGGACGGCTCCGTCCCCGAGGTCGAGGACGTGGCGCGTGTCGCCAGCAACGTCTTCTCGGCGGGGCAGGAGACCACGGTGCGGTTGCTGGGTGCGGCCCTGCAGACGCTCGGGGAGCGGCCCGACATCCAGGCGCAGCTGCGCAAGGACCGCAGCCTGATCCCCAACTTCATCGAGGAGTCGCTGCGCCACGAGAGCCCGGTCAAGGGCGACTTCCGGCTGAATCGGGTGCCCGTCAACGTCGGCGGCGTCGACCTGCCCGCGGGAACCACCGTGATGGTCGTGCAGGCGGCCGCCAACCGTGATCCCCGCCGGTTCGACGACCCCACCACGTTCGACCCGGCCCGCAAGAACGCCCGCCAGCACATCTCGTTCGGGCGCGGAATCCACAGCTGCCCCGGCGCGCCGCTGGCGCGTGCCGAAACCCGGGTGGCGATCGAGCGCCTGCTCGACCGGACCTCCGAGATCCGGATCGACGAGCGCAGGCACGGTCCCGCGGATGACCGCCGCTACCAATACGTTCCGACGTACATCCTGCGCGGACTGACGGAGCTGCACCTGGAGTTCACCCCGGCATGA
- a CDS encoding TetR/AcrR family transcriptional regulator: MPDARPYDTLLAKGEDRKQRILEVAQRLLTRNGWRSTTLAQIAGEAGVTPAGLLHHFESKEQLLHAVLDARDLDDDLHADRTGDLFAQIAQVADRFNRAPELVGTFTVLLVENILPEAPLHDRMLARHRAATDIVADLIRRGQADGRYRTDIDPAVKAVEILAFVHGMETTWLLDPSIPLTEVFKQYAETLARDFAP, translated from the coding sequence GTGCCCGACGCGCGGCCGTACGACACGCTGCTCGCCAAAGGCGAGGACCGCAAGCAGCGGATCCTCGAGGTCGCCCAGCGGCTGCTCACGCGCAATGGCTGGCGCAGCACCACCCTCGCCCAGATCGCCGGCGAGGCCGGCGTCACCCCCGCCGGGCTGCTGCACCACTTCGAATCCAAGGAGCAGCTGCTGCACGCCGTCCTCGACGCGCGCGACCTCGACGACGACCTCCACGCCGACCGGACCGGCGATCTTTTCGCCCAGATCGCCCAGGTCGCCGACCGGTTCAACCGCGCGCCCGAACTGGTCGGGACGTTCACGGTGCTGCTGGTCGAGAACATCCTGCCCGAGGCTCCGCTGCACGACCGGATGCTGGCCCGGCATCGCGCCGCGACCGACATCGTCGCCGATCTCATCCGGCGCGGGCAGGCCGACGGCCGGTACCGCACGGACATAGACCCCGCCGTCAAGGCAGTGGAAATTCTCGCCTTCGTCCACGGAATGGAAACCACATGGTTGCTCGATCCATCGATACCCCTGACCGAGGTGTTCAAGCAGTACGCCGAGACGCTGGCGCGAGACTTCGCCCCATAG
- a CDS encoding thiolase family protein, with translation MRETVIVEAVRTAVGKRNGGLSGMHAADLSAVVLNELLERAGVGPELVDDVIWGCVSQVGDQSSNIGRYAVLAAGWPETIPGTTVNRACGSSQQALDFAVQAVMSGQQDVVVAGGVEVMSRVPLGSARATGMPYGPKVLARYDDFSFNQGLSAEMIATKWGFSRTQLDEYSVQSHERAAAAQDAGAFTGQIVPVFTDDGSVVAADEGVRRGTTVEKLSGLKPAFTEDGVIHAGNSSQISDGAAALLVMTAEMAVELGLTPLARYLAGAVTGADPVLMLTGPIPATEKVLRKAGVPLSEVGAFEVNEAFAPVPLAWLAETGADPERVNPLGGAIALGHPLGGSGAVLMTRMLHHMRDNGIRFGLQTMCEGGGTANATLVELVP, from the coding sequence ATGCGGGAAACAGTCATCGTCGAAGCCGTGCGCACCGCGGTGGGGAAGCGCAACGGCGGCCTGTCCGGGATGCACGCCGCCGACCTGTCCGCCGTGGTCCTCAACGAACTGCTGGAACGCGCCGGCGTGGGCCCGGAGCTCGTCGACGACGTGATCTGGGGATGCGTGTCGCAGGTCGGCGACCAGTCCAGCAACATCGGCCGCTACGCGGTCCTGGCCGCCGGCTGGCCCGAGACCATCCCCGGCACCACCGTCAACCGCGCGTGCGGGTCGAGCCAGCAAGCGCTCGACTTCGCCGTGCAGGCGGTGATGTCCGGCCAGCAAGACGTCGTGGTAGCCGGCGGTGTCGAGGTGATGAGCCGGGTTCCGCTCGGTTCGGCCAGGGCGACCGGCATGCCGTACGGCCCGAAGGTCCTCGCCCGCTATGACGACTTCTCCTTCAACCAGGGGCTGTCGGCGGAGATGATCGCCACGAAGTGGGGGTTCTCCCGCACCCAGCTGGATGAATACTCCGTCCAGTCCCACGAACGGGCCGCCGCGGCCCAGGACGCCGGCGCGTTCACCGGCCAGATCGTCCCGGTGTTCACCGACGACGGATCGGTCGTCGCCGCCGACGAGGGCGTGCGGCGGGGGACCACGGTCGAGAAGCTCAGCGGGCTCAAGCCGGCGTTCACCGAGGACGGTGTGATCCATGCCGGCAACTCCTCGCAGATCTCCGACGGCGCGGCGGCCCTGCTGGTGATGACGGCGGAGATGGCGGTCGAGCTGGGGCTGACCCCGTTGGCGCGCTACCTGGCGGGCGCGGTGACCGGGGCCGACCCGGTGCTCATGCTCACGGGTCCCATCCCGGCGACCGAGAAGGTGCTCAGGAAGGCCGGTGTGCCGCTGTCGGAGGTGGGCGCATTCGAAGTGAACGAGGCCTTCGCGCCGGTGCCGCTGGCATGGCTTGCCGAAACCGGGGCGGACCCCGAGCGGGTCAACCCGCTCGGCGGTGCCATCGCGCTCGGGCACCCGCTGGGTGGTTCGGGGGCGGTGCTGATGACGCGCATGCTGCACCATATGCGCGACAACGGAATTCGATTCGGGCTGCAGACCATGTGCGAGGGGGGCGGCACCGCCAATGCCACCCTCGTCGAGCTCGTGCCGTAG
- a CDS encoding enoyl-CoA hydratase/isomerase family protein — protein MTATDGPVLLSEDRDGVRTLTLNRPRRKNAINPELWIALRDALHAAGRDRSVRALVLTGSGGSFCSGADISVPDDVHPNHKLQRLTDVALALHELAVPTIAKVTGVAVGAGWNLALGCDLVVATPESKFCQIFSKRGLSIDLGGSWLLPKLVGLQQAKRLALLAEMIDAEEAYALNLVTWVVSGAEIDAFVDDLADRLAAGPPIALAHTKALLNEGAGSTLRGALANEARAQVGNFATADAAAAYAAFAERREPSFTGRWASTRSREAE, from the coding sequence GTGACGGCCACTGACGGTCCGGTGCTCCTGTCGGAAGACCGCGACGGAGTGCGCACGCTGACCCTCAACCGTCCGCGCCGTAAGAACGCCATCAACCCCGAACTGTGGATCGCGTTGCGCGACGCACTGCACGCCGCCGGCCGCGACCGCAGCGTGCGCGCGCTCGTGCTCACCGGCTCCGGCGGCAGCTTCTGTTCGGGCGCCGACATCTCGGTTCCCGACGATGTTCATCCGAACCACAAGCTGCAGCGGCTGACCGATGTCGCGCTGGCGCTGCACGAGCTGGCGGTACCGACGATAGCCAAGGTGACCGGAGTGGCCGTCGGGGCGGGCTGGAACCTCGCGCTGGGATGCGACTTGGTCGTCGCCACACCGGAATCCAAGTTCTGTCAGATCTTTTCCAAGCGTGGTCTGTCGATCGACCTCGGCGGTTCCTGGCTGCTGCCCAAACTCGTTGGCCTGCAACAAGCCAAGCGGCTGGCGCTGCTCGCCGAGATGATCGACGCCGAGGAGGCGTACGCCCTGAACCTGGTGACGTGGGTGGTGTCCGGCGCGGAGATCGACGCCTTCGTCGACGATCTCGCCGACCGGCTGGCGGCCGGTCCTCCGATCGCCCTGGCCCACACCAAGGCCCTGCTGAACGAGGGGGCCGGGAGCACCCTGCGGGGGGCGCTGGCCAACGAGGCCCGCGCCCAGGTGGGTAATTTCGCAACGGCCGACGCCGCCGCTGCCTATGCCGCTTTCGCGGAGCGCCGGGAGCCGTCGTTTACTGGCCGGTGGGCGTCAACAAGATCCAGGGAAGCGGAGTAG
- a CDS encoding acyl-CoA dehydrogenase family protein, with protein MNFELTDDQELIRRSVAELAGKFDDQYWMEKDQAHEFPTEFYKAIADGGWLGMTIPTEYGGHGLGITEATILLEEVAKSGGAMNAASSIHLSIFGMQPVVVHGSDELKARTLPKVATGEVHVCFGVTEPGAGLDTSRITTFAKRDGDRYIVNGRKVWISKAMESDKILLLTRTQSYEEVTKKTDGMTLFITDLDRSRIDVRPIRKMGRNAVSSNELFIDNLEVPVEDRIGEEGRGFQYILDGLNPERMLIAAEALGIGRVALDRAVKYGNEREVFGRPIGMNQGLQFPLADSLARLDAAELMLRKATWLYDNGKPCGREANTAKYLCADAGFTAADRALQTHGGMGYAEEYHITRYFREARLMKIAPVSQEMILNFLGSNVLKLPRSY; from the coding sequence ATGAACTTCGAGCTGACCGATGACCAGGAGCTGATCCGCCGGTCGGTCGCCGAACTGGCCGGGAAATTCGACGACCAGTACTGGATGGAAAAAGACCAGGCGCACGAGTTTCCCACCGAGTTCTACAAGGCGATCGCCGACGGCGGCTGGCTGGGCATGACGATCCCCACCGAGTACGGCGGGCACGGCCTCGGCATCACCGAAGCCACCATCCTGCTCGAGGAGGTGGCGAAGTCCGGCGGCGCCATGAACGCCGCCAGCTCGATCCACCTGTCCATCTTCGGCATGCAGCCCGTGGTGGTGCACGGTTCCGACGAGCTCAAGGCGCGCACGCTGCCCAAGGTCGCGACGGGCGAAGTGCACGTCTGCTTCGGCGTGACCGAACCCGGTGCGGGACTGGACACCTCGCGTATCACCACGTTCGCGAAGCGCGACGGCGACCGGTACATCGTCAACGGCCGCAAGGTGTGGATCTCCAAAGCCATGGAGTCCGACAAGATCCTGTTGCTCACCCGCACCCAGTCATATGAGGAAGTCACCAAGAAGACCGACGGGATGACCCTGTTCATCACCGATCTGGACCGCAGCCGCATCGACGTCCGGCCGATCCGCAAGATGGGCCGCAACGCCGTCAGCTCCAACGAGTTGTTCATCGACAACCTCGAGGTCCCGGTCGAGGACCGGATCGGCGAGGAAGGCAGGGGGTTTCAGTACATCCTGGACGGTCTGAACCCCGAGCGGATGCTGATCGCCGCCGAGGCGCTCGGCATCGGCCGGGTGGCGCTGGACCGGGCGGTGAAGTACGGCAACGAGCGTGAGGTCTTCGGCCGGCCCATCGGAATGAACCAGGGGCTGCAGTTCCCCCTCGCGGACTCGCTGGCACGCCTCGACGCCGCCGAGCTGATGCTGCGCAAGGCCACCTGGCTGTACGACAACGGCAAACCCTGTGGCCGCGAGGCGAATACGGCGAAATACCTGTGCGCCGACGCCGGGTTCACCGCCGCCGACCGGGCGTTGCAGACCCACGGCGGCATGGGCTACGCGGAGGAGTACCACATCACGCGCTACTTCCGCGAGGCCCGGCTGATGAAGATCGCGCCGGTGAGCCAGGAGATGATCCTGAATTTCCTGGGATCGAACGTCTTGAAATTGCCGAGGAGCTACTGA
- a CDS encoding amidohydrolase family protein produces MNKEEMILISVDDHTVEPPDMFKNHLAKKYIDDAPRLVHNPDGSDMWKFRDTVIPNVALNAVAGRPKEEYGIEPTGLDEIRPGCYNVDERVKDMNAGGILASICFPSFPGFAGRLFATEDHDFSISLVQAYNDWHIDEWCGAYPARFIPMAIPVIWDAEACAAEVRRVSKKGVHALTFTENPAAMGYPSFHDEYWSPLWKALCDTDTVMNVHIGSSGRLAITAPDAPMDVMITLQPMNIVQAAADLLWSRPIKEYPDLKIALSEGGTGWIPYFLERADRTFEMHSAWTHQNFGGKLPSDVFREHFLTCFISDKVGVALRNMIGIDNIAWEADYPHSDSMWPGAPEELWDVLSINDVPDDEINKMTYENAMRWYSFDPFTHISREQATVGALRKAAEGHDVSIRAQGHEKDSRGGSSFADFAANAKALTGNTD; encoded by the coding sequence ATGAACAAAGAAGAGATGATCCTGATCAGCGTCGACGACCACACCGTCGAGCCGCCCGACATGTTCAAGAACCACCTGGCGAAGAAGTACATCGACGACGCGCCCCGGTTGGTGCACAACCCCGACGGCTCCGACATGTGGAAGTTCCGCGACACGGTGATCCCGAACGTGGCACTCAACGCGGTCGCCGGCCGGCCCAAGGAGGAGTACGGGATCGAACCGACCGGGCTCGACGAGATCCGGCCGGGTTGCTACAACGTGGACGAGCGGGTCAAGGACATGAATGCCGGCGGCATCCTGGCCTCGATCTGCTTCCCGTCGTTCCCCGGTTTCGCCGGGCGGCTGTTCGCCACCGAGGACCACGACTTCTCGATCTCGCTGGTGCAGGCCTACAACGACTGGCACATCGATGAGTGGTGCGGGGCCTACCCCGCGCGGTTCATCCCGATGGCCATCCCGGTGATCTGGGATGCCGAGGCGTGCGCCGCCGAGGTGCGCCGGGTGTCGAAGAAGGGCGTGCACGCGCTGACCTTCACCGAGAACCCGGCCGCGATGGGCTACCCCAGCTTCCATGACGAGTACTGGAGCCCGCTGTGGAAGGCGTTGTGCGACACCGACACCGTGATGAACGTGCACATCGGCTCGTCGGGCCGGCTCGCTATCACGGCGCCCGACGCGCCCATGGACGTGATGATCACGCTGCAGCCGATGAACATCGTGCAGGCCGCCGCCGATCTGCTGTGGTCGCGGCCCATCAAGGAATACCCGGACCTGAAGATCGCCCTGTCCGAGGGCGGGACCGGGTGGATCCCCTACTTCCTCGAGCGGGCCGACCGCACGTTCGAAATGCATTCCGCGTGGACCCACCAGAACTTCGGCGGCAAGCTGCCCAGCGACGTCTTCCGCGAGCACTTCCTGACGTGCTTCATCAGCGACAAGGTGGGCGTCGCGCTGCGCAACATGATCGGCATCGACAACATCGCCTGGGAGGCCGACTATCCGCACAGCGACTCGATGTGGCCGGGTGCGCCCGAAGAACTGTGGGACGTGTTGTCCATCAATGACGTTCCCGACGACGAAATCAACAAGATGACGTACGAGAATGCCATGCGTTGGTACTCGTTCGACCCGTTCACGCACATCTCGCGCGAACAGGCGACGGTCGGTGCACTTCGCAAAGCCGCCGAGGGGCACGACGTGTCCATCAGGGCGCAGGGCCACGAAAAGGACTCCCGAGGCGGCTCGTCCTTCGCAGATTTCGCGGCCAACGCGAAAGCCCTTACCGGCAACACGGACTGA
- a CDS encoding carboxymuconolactone decarboxylase family protein, protein MRLAPLPADQWDDTARKALSAMRDADTNHALSTLAHHPALAKAFLRFNIHLLTSSTLPPRIRELAILRVAHRRNCAYEWSHHVSMAKAEGITEDEIAAVRSFAGEDAGGLDEFDRAVIAGVDELEENSQLSDETWAALGERLNDQQRMDFVFTVGCYALLAMAFNTFGVQLENADQEH, encoded by the coding sequence ATGCGGTTGGCGCCGCTGCCCGCTGACCAGTGGGACGACACTGCCCGCAAGGCGCTCTCGGCGATGCGTGACGCGGACACCAACCACGCGCTCAGCACCCTCGCCCACCACCCGGCGCTGGCCAAGGCGTTTCTCCGCTTCAACATCCACCTGTTGACCTCGTCCACGCTGCCGCCGCGCATCCGTGAGCTCGCCATCCTGCGGGTCGCGCACCGCCGCAACTGCGCCTACGAGTGGTCCCATCACGTCTCGATGGCCAAGGCCGAAGGGATCACCGAGGACGAGATCGCCGCGGTGCGGAGTTTTGCCGGCGAGGACGCCGGCGGCTTGGACGAGTTTGACCGCGCGGTGATCGCCGGCGTCGACGAGCTCGAGGAGAATTCCCAGCTGTCCGACGAGACCTGGGCCGCGCTCGGCGAGCGCCTCAACGACCAGCAGCGCATGGATTTCGTCTTCACGGTCGGCTGTTACGCCCTACTGGCCATGGCCTTCAACACTTTTGGCGTACAGCTCGAGAACGCCGATCAGGAACACTAA